Below is a window of Flavobacterium sp. CFS9 DNA.
ACTGTAAACCGACGGGAGAATGGTTAGAATCTCAAATTGATACAGCCGAGCTGAAACTCATCGATGGAGATCACAATATTCCCATTCAGGCTCCCATTCAGATAGCAGAAACTATTGTTCAATTTTTAACTAACCCCTTATTACAGAACTATGGCTAAATTTGTATTTGTTGTTCCCCCACTAACAGGTCATGTCAATCCAACATTGAGTATTGGTGCCGAACTTTTAGAAAGAGGACATGAAGTAGCGTGGATTAGTCTTGACCAAAACTTAAAGTCCAAACTTCCTGCAGGCGGACAGCTATTGCTTATCCAATACGATCAGACTGACGAAGAAAAAAGAGAGAGCGAACACTATCTGGACATCATTTCAAAAAAGGTCGTTTACGGTATTGAAAGTATCAAGTTTTTATACGACGAAGTATTGATCCCTTTAAACAGACATTGTTATAACGGAATTGTTAAGCTGCTGGAAATCTACCAGCCGGATTTGGTTATTGGTGATCATCAATTATTTGCGGCGGCAATTGCGGCAAAAAAAGTGAATCGTCCTTATGCGACCTCCGTAACCGCCCCGGCAGCAATCAAAATTATTAGTGAGTTGCCAAAAGTACACGAATGGGAAGTCAATCAAATCATGGCGCTGCAAGAAGAGCTTGGTGTCAAAGAAAACCAATCTTTGGCTTGCTCTGATCTTCTTACTTTAGTGTTAACCTCTCAATATTTCTTTGGAGAAATGGATCTCAACTCCAACTATCAATTTACCGGTCCGGTACTAACAGAACGCCGTGTATCTAATGATTTTGATTGGGAGCGTTTGAAAAATAGTCAAGAAAAAAAGATTTTAGTCAGCATCGGTACCACATTCGACCACGAGCATAAGAAAGTATTTTTTCAAAAGGTAATCGATGCATTTCAAGAGGAAGATCTAACAGTTGTAGTGGTTTCAGATCCCGATTTATTTGATCAGTGGCCTGAAAATTTTATGGTCTATGCGCAAATTCCTCAATTGGATTTGTTACCTCATTTAGATGCTGTCGTGTGCCACGGCGGACATAATACCGTTTCTGAAGCCCTCTCACATGGTCTGCCGCTTGTTGTCATTCCAATTGCATACGATCAGTCACATGTTGCGGGACGTGTCGTGCGTACGGGTGCAGGTGAACGTCTCAATTTTAACCGATTTAAAGCAAACCACTTAAGAACCAGTGTTCATGATATCCTGAACAATCCTCAATATCGGGAAGCGGCTCTAAAAGTTCGTCAATCTTTCATTGACGCAGGCGGAACAAAGACCGCAGCAGATTTACTCGAACATGCCATACTTTCTGCACAGCGGTCTACTGAATCTCCTGCCAAATTCCTTGTGGTTGTTCCGCCTTTCTTCGGGCATATCAGTCCGACATTGAGTCTGGGTGCCAGTTTATTGGCTCGTGGTCATGAAGTCAAATGGTTTGGTATTACACCTTTGGCGAAAGAACATATTCCTGAAGGAGGTACTTATATCTATCCCAAAGAGGAACTCTTACCCTATCAGGAGGAACTTCAACGAATATTAAAACGCCAGGATGACGGTCCTTCCTGTTCGGGACCGGAAGTCATGAAATTAGCGCTGGAAGAAACCTATGTTCCATTTGCTAAAATGATGATGCCGGGCTTAGAAACACTACTTGGGCAATGGCAGCCTGATGTAGTCATTAATGACTGTATCACTTTTGGCGGCGCTTTATTCGCACACAAACATCGTATCCCGTCTGTGACAACAACCCCGGTACCACCGGATGTTATGGGGGATACCGAAAAAAGTGCTCCTAAAATATTTGAATGGCAGCAAAATCTCATCAAAGAACTGCAAAAAGAAGTCGGTATTTCTGAAGAGGGCATATTCATCCATTCGCATCGATTAAACCTCGTGTTCACTTCACAGGCATTTGCCGGTTTTGAGACCGTACCCCCGCACATGAAATTTGTTGGTCCTGTAAAAGGCCGTCCGAATAATAGTCCTTTTGACTGGGACCGATTAGCAGCCAGTACCACACCTAAAATATTTGTATCATTGGGTACTTTATTAGTGGATATCCGTAAAGACTTTTTTGGTAAACTCATTGAAGCATTTGCCGACCAGCCCGTTACAATTATTGCGGCAACACCGCCCGAGATATTTGACGAATGGCCTGATAATTTTATCGTAAATGGTTTTGTCCCACAAGCTGCATTGATGCCTCAAATGGATATGGTGATCTGTCATGGTGGCTTCAATACTGTGAATGACACCTTTACTAATGGTCTGCCAATGTTGATTACACCAATCGCTTACGATCATTTTCATACTGCAAAATTGATTGAACAGGCCGGCTGTGGCATTAGTATTCGATACAAACGACTTCGGATAGACGACCTTAGAAAAACTGTCTTTGAGCTTTTAGAAAACCCTAAATACAGAAATGCAGCCAAAGAAGTGCAAACCGCTTTCTTAACAGCGGGTGGCAATGACAAAGCAGTTGCATTATTAGAAGATTTTGTAAAACAAGAACGTTCGGTATTAGCTTCAGTATAAGATATGAAAAGAAGATTGTTATTTGGAGAGCGTATGCTTTTAGGTGAAGGAAAAGAACCTTTTAATGTTGTTATTCCTTTCCGTCTGCGCGGTGTATTTGAGGAAAAAGACATTCAGTACGCTTTAAGCAGACTTCAGAAAAAACATCCCTGGTTACGGGCACTCATCCACCTCGATGAGAAGAATATCCCATGGTTTGAAGTGCCTAAACTAACGAATCCAATTCCCATTCGCCTCGTAGAGCAAAAAAGCGAAGAAGACTGGAAACGAGAATCTATGCAAGAATTACAGACACTCTTTGACTATAAAAATAAACCTATGATTCGTTTGGTGTGGATCAGAGGAAATGACAGCTCAGACATACTGCTGGTTTTTCATCACTGCCTCTGCGATGGTGGTTCTGCGATGAATTTGATTCATGAATTTCTAAAGGTATTGGATCATCCAACAGCAGATATAGGCATTGAGAATCCTATTTTAGGCATCCACGACGTTGTTCCTTCTTCTATTTTAAATAGTAGCAAGCAAAAGTTTAAGGCAAAATTGATTGGCAGGCTGGCAACATTCGCCATCAAATGCATTCCCGTCAGCAAAAAAGCGATTGATCGACAGACAGACTATTTGATTCACTGGAAATTAGATTCAGCCACGAGTCAGCAGCTTGTTTCACACTGCCAGTCACTAGACATCACCGTTAATACTTTTTTAAGTGCTATCGTATTGGATACCTTTAAAAAAGTACGCGGGAACAAAGCCTTTAATAAGGTTTCCTGCCCGGTAGATATCAGACGTTTTGCACCTCAGGTAAAAAAAGATCATATTTTCGCCTTTGGCCTGATGATCGTCCTGTCATCAAATCCTAAACTTGATTTCTCAGACAATTTACGTGAAATACAAAATCATGTAGACCGTAAAACAGCCAAACTTAATCCCTATATCACCATGATGGTTATGGAATCTGCCCATAAAGCATTACATAACTTTACAAAGCTTCTAAAACGAGGCAAGTCATCCAATGATTGTATGTTTTCCAACCTGGGACGTATTCAGATACCTCATCAATACCAATCTTTTGCGTTGGAAACTATTTTCAGTCCATCGGTCGTTGGACCTCTTGGCAATACAACCACCATCCTTACCTCTACTTATCAGGGTGTGATCGACTTCTCGTTTATGGGAAGCGAAGGTTATTTGCCTTATCATGAAGCTTTAGCCATTCGTGATGAAATAATTGATTCTATTAAACGCCAACTAAATTATCAGGCAGCCTCATGAACAAGCGAAAACTCTTATTAGTGGAACGAATCATGTATGTGGATTCTGCCACACCTCTAAACTGTGTCTTTACGGCAAAAATTAAAGGTGAAATTCTAAAAGAACAGATCGAAATTGCTTTGGAAAGAATCCAACACAAGCATCCACTGCTTCGTGCAGAGGTTGATTTACAGGATAAACAACATCCGGTTTACGTCATTAAGGAAAATATGAAACCTATTCCACTTCGCATTGTAAAACGTCAAACCGATACTCATTGGTTAGCGGAATCTGAACAGGAATGGTATCGGCAGTTTAAAGGCGAAGGCCTCCCTTTGGCTCAATTGGTATGGATCAAAGGTCAAAAATTCTCTGAATTGTTATGGGTTGTACCCCATTGTATCTGCGATGGAACCAGTATGGTCACTTTGATGCAGGAATTACTTGCTTTAATAGATAATCCCGCTCTTGATCTAAAACCTTATCCATTGTTCCAATCGGCCAACAATTTCCTTGCGCCAGAGTTTGATCTTCAAAAAAAAGCACGTAAAGCGAAGCTTTATTTATTCTTAGGGAAATTTTTCTTTTTACTGCAACGGAAAAATAAAAATAGAAATCACGGAAAAAATTATGCCATTCATTGGAAATTAGATCCGACAAACTCCGCCCTTATAAAGCAAAAATGCAAAGACAACGGTATTTCTGTTCATGCTATTCTTTGTACAGCCTTTATGCAGGCTTTTCAGGATCTACAAGGTGAAACAGCGAAAAAAAAGGTAATCAGTCCCATTGATATCCGCCATTTTATTCCTGAAATCAAAAAAGACCAAATGTTTGCCTTTGCCCCAACAGTGGAACTTTCACTAAAAAAGGAAAAAACTCAAATACTGGATCAGGCGAAACACATCAAAAAGGATCTTACTCAAAAAATAGAAAAAATGGACGCCCGCGAACTGTTATGGATGGGTGAACAAATGCATCCTCTGGTCGATCGCATGATTAAACTCCTAAAATCAAGCCAGGGCTCACACGATCTGACACTTTCGAATATGGGGAACCTTCCAATCCGGAACGATTACAAAAATTTCATTCTGGAAGATATTTTTAGTCCAACAGTAGCATTTCCATGGCTAAATTCAAACACTCTGGTTACGACTACTTTTAACGAACAAATGGATTTTACATTAATGTCCAATGAAGACTTCTTACCAAAACAGGAAGCTTCAAAAATCAAAGATAAGGCTCTGGAAATACTGGCTTTTTCCCTATAAATTACTTATGAAATCAGAAGCTCCGCCAAGAACGACAACCCTTAAACGCTTTTTAAGAAAGCGAGCCATTTACTATATTCTCCCTAACGTATGTTTCAATTTTATTATTGCTTACGCCAGTTTCCAGGAATTAGGGTATACTCATTTTTTTGCCGGTCCTCAAAGCTTAGCACGTTTAACGTTACCAATGGCTGTCTTTTTGCCTGTAATCCTGACCATGGATATCATCAATCGGGTTATTGTTGCCTCCAAACAGGAATTAATCGAAGTGGTAATAGATCATAACCTGAATAAAAATAGGTTTATAACAAAATTATGCCTGTTACACGGCATCATAACCGGTTTACTGGTATTAGCAGTTTTACTTCTTGCGCAGCAGAGCCTGACGGTTAATCATAAATTAGATCCAACTCTTATGGCTCTTCTGGATGCTGTTCTTGCAGGTGTACTTTCGATATTGTTTACTTATCTTCCCATATACAGGTTAAAAAAACATTTTTATAAACCTATTTCAAGAGTGCAGATAGAGGCTGATATCCATTGACAGAAAGCTCAATGCAAGCTCGTATAATCAACAGCGAAAGAGGTGAATTCGTCGCTCATTTTTTTTTTATTTTTATGAGTACATTCTTTACTCTATCGTATCAAAAAAGAATTGTAAAATAAGCAAACCAATTAAAATCAGTAAAATGTATCCGTTTTACATTGATCTGTATCTGTTTACTGAATATTCTATTTTCTAAATTTGCGTAATCTTAATTCAAGATTGATATGGGAAAAAAAATATTGAACATACAGGAATTCACAAAATACCTGAATCTGACGAATATAAAAAATGAAGATCTTCATATTGTAAACTTTCAAAATGAAGAAGACTTGCTTTTAAAATCAGAAGCGGTGACGATCGATTTTTATCTTTTGGCCATAAAACCTCCTTTTTATAAAAATTTGGTTCAGCAGGAACTGTTAGAAGACCAGTCAAATTCTTTTATGTATGTAGATTGTCCGCACAATTCAATCGCATGGGATATTACCCCTCCTTCTTCGGAATATACCATAATGGTGAGCAGTAAATACCTGAGTAAAATAGCTAAAAACTATAATTTTACCCATTATGGCAGTCATCATGAAGCATTATTTCTCACCAAAGAGGAAGAAACATTATTGTGGGATCTTTACAAAAAAACGCACGATGAATTTACAAAACAGTATTATTCAAAAGACATAATTGTCTCTTATATTACACTTATATTATCTTACACACAAGTATTTTATGACCGACAATTTGATACCCGAAGCAAAATCTATCATAAGGTTATTTCAGATTTCAACAGTCATTTAGAAGATTTCTTCAATAAAGAAGAGAGCATCGCAGGACTGCCGTCAGTAGCCTACTTTGCACAAAAATCAAACTTGTCTCCTAATTATTTCGGGGATCTGATCAAACACTTTACCGGAAGTTCCCCAAGTGAGCACATTCAGGATTTTGTGATCCGGCTGGCGAAAAACAAACTGAGTAATACCAGTCTTTCTGTAAGTGAAATTTCGTATAGTCTGGGGTTTGACTACCCGAATTATTTTGCACGTTTTTTCCGCAAGATTACAAAACACCTAGAGGTCAGTTTCCGGGTGGAGCGACCAGTGCAGTATATTCCCGCATGAGTATTGGTTTTGGTTGGGACGCCTTTTATCTGGCCGAAACATTATTAACACAGCCGATTTTGGTAATTGTAGGAGATAAACCAGGAGGTTTTGGCGCATACAGAGACGGATATGAGATCGTCAGACGTGCTGCTTCTGTTAAAAAGGAACTGGTAGTATTGAAAAATACTTCGCATTACGAATTATACGATCAGCCAAAACCTGTGGGATTAGCACTGGAAAAAGTAATCCCCTTCTTCAAAGAAAACCTATAATTTTCTTTAACAGGAACCAACTTTTTTACAAAAGGCTTGTCAAAAAAATAGCTACTGAATACCTGGTATACTGTCTGCTTTTTCAAAAAAACCTTCAAATCGTATGATTTGAAGGTTTTCTCTTTTATAATATTTCTGTAAAATTCTAAGTAAATAAAAAGCTTATTTTTAAATACTACAAATCACACTTTCATTTTAAACCTAACACAAATTCCAGTCTTTATCTAAAAATTCATCCTCTCCGGGCTCTTCCGTTTTGTAAGCAATCGCTTCCGGTATGGATGTCTTAGGAATATTCACATGTATAATTGTGTTTTCCTTAATAGTGCCAAGTTGTTGCAAAACTTCTTCGAGTTCATCGAGAGTGTTAACTTCAAAACCTTTACCTCCAAATACATCAACGAGTTTAGCATACTTCCAACGATGCATTTCATTGTAATCGTAAACATTGTTTAAATCAGGAATATCATAATCTACTTTGTCGTCACCACGAAAAGGATTTGGATTCACGAGCATTTGTTCGATACCATAAATACCATTATCCAATACAAAAACGATAGTATCATGTTTTAACTTATTCTGTGTTGAGATGGCCTGACAGGTTTCCTGAAAAGCACCATCGCCAACAAATACTACGGCCCTTTTATCAGGTCTGGCACATTTTACTCCGGTTGCAGCAGGTACAGAATAACCGATAGAAAGCCATGATGCCTGTGCCACAAATCCGTTAGGTTCTGCAATACGAATGCCCTGAGCACCCAATAAAGGAAACCCTGCATCAGCAACTACGATGTGACTGCTATTTATAAAACTATTGATCCGTTTGAAAAAAGTATCATAGGTCAAAAGCGGTTTTTCATTTTTTGCTATGCTAACATCAGCAACGAAAAATGATTTCGGCAGTTTTTCTGTGTCATACATTTCGTAGGCGCTAAAGGTAACTTTAGTGAGTTCTTCTTTTAGAAAAATAATAAAATCCTTTAGCGATACATTAGCTATATAAGAAGCTCCTATCCTTACACCACTGTGGTTTGCGAGTACAGTGTCGTCTTTCCAAACATCAAAACCACCCAGATTCTTACCTGTAGTCCATACTCCAAGACCAATTTTTAACTCAGCCTTTTCAAATTGCTCTTTAACATCTTTTGGAGATGCTTTGCCATTAAAAACACCCTTGAATTTAGGATGGTTTTCAGAAACAATTGATTTTCCGAGTATGGAAGTTACAAATTCTGTATCGGTAGTTTCAATCAGATCCAGAAATTCTTTTTGAATGCCGTAGCGCTGAATTTCAATTCCGCCCCAGAAAATGATTTCTTTTCCACGAGCCATTGCAGCAACCTTCTGAGCTGCCTTGCGGGCACTTGTTTTACATTTTGATGTTCCTCTTTCTACCAATGGAGTAACAGGCGCATCACATTCCATTCGCCATGCATCTTCAAAAACCTCAAGGTAAACCGGTCTTCCGTATAAAAGACAGGCATTCAGTACCGCATCAATCTTATAAGGAGCATCAGATGAACCTGTAATCTGTTCGGCAGCAACGGTAACATTACGGAACACATTGATATTACTGTACATATCTCCCGTCATATGTGAGGCCAGCATTCCCTGAACAAGGCTTCGCTGCTGGTCTTTGTTAGTTGGCGCTCCATTGATAACCAAAACAGGACAATGTTCTACATACGAGCCCGCAACCGAATTCAACAATGTAAAGGCTCCCACACCGTAGGTTACTGCAACTGCTGCAAAACCATTTTGTCGTGCATAAGCATCCGTACAGTGTCCGGCATTTATTTCATTGGTATCATTAACAACTTTAATTTTCGCGTTTTTATCCTCGAGGATTGTATTTAAAAACGGAGCGGTATAATTGCCTGCAATACCAAATAAATGTGTAAGTCCTAATTCTTCCAGGCGTATCTGCAGGTATTTTGCTACTGATATTTTTTTATCGGCCATCTTAAATCGGGTTATTAAGATTACCAATATTTTCGTTGACTTCCAGTGCGGTACGAATTCCCGATTCAATAGCGCCTTCTATCCAGGCGTGTTTCAGAGAAGTATGCTCTCCTGCAAAATGCGCTTTTCCTTTCCATTCCGTAGAAATAATATGACGCTGCAATAACTGTAACTGACCCGGATTGAAGATTGCCGCTTCGCCAAAAGCATAAGGATCACGCATCCAGCTTTGTGTTGCAGCACCAACTAATTTTCCGGCTTTGCCTCTGCGGTCTTTGATACTTGAACTGATTACGGCAAGGTCGATAATACGCTGCTGTTCCTTCTCGTCATCGCTGTGCATGATGGCCAGATTTTTAAGTGCATAGAAATATCGGTCATCATCATCCATAGAATCCCAGCGGCTTGCTTCGTCTGACCAGCAATAAGAAGCTAAAACGACACCATGTCCGTTACTTCCTAAATCATTACTCGGATAATAGGTAAAACGGTTAGAGAAATCAGTGATGGTGCCACCGCCAACGATATTATACGGAGCTTCCTGCCACCATTTTTCACGGAATTCAAGTAATATTTTTGTAGCAGAATCATAATGCAGTTCCCGAATTGCTTTTCGTTTTTGCTGTTTGAATTGTGGTGTTACATAAACGTGTCTTAGTGCCGAAAATGGTATGCTGACAATTACCTCATCAAATTCCATTTCGCTTACGGGTGTTTTTAATGCTTTGAATCCTGCATCTTCATAAAACTGAGGATCGCGCTGTACCTCAATGTCTACTTCTATTTTTACCTTATCATTGACCAGCATCATTTTGGTCATCCTACAATCGAAATAGGTGTTTTCTTCGAGTTTATGGGCTTTAAAAAAGGCATTCGGCAGCTTGTCACATCCGCCTACAATTTCCATAAATCGTGTAGAGTCCTTAATAATATTTTGTTCTATAAAACTCTGAATAAAGTCGTAAGCCATTCTGGATTCCAGATTTTGGAGAACACCAATCATTTCAATGGCGTTTTCTGAATACATGGAATGTTCTTTCAGGAAACGACGCATCGAATACTCTCCGTAGCGTTCAATCAGCACCGGCCAGTTCTTCTCCGGATCTTCTGCAATAAACGCTTTAAGCGGATTGATCAGATTAGCCATTAACTGGTCTGCACGCATGTTTTCGCTGCTGCCCAAATGAAAGTCGAGCAATTGGTTTACATCAACCGTTTTGTTCTTGTCCTTAGGAATATATTCATTTTGAACTACACGTTTGCGGTTAATATAGAAAATAGAATTTCTTGTAACTTCGGGTTCCGGTTTGGAAGGATCTGCCTGATGGGCAATTGCCTGCGCTTTATCGACAGACAGGTAATAAAAAGGCTCTGTTTTCAGCCCAAGTTTATCGATATATTTGAGTACCATCTGATGTATGGTCGGGATACGCATTGCTCCGGCTTCGCCATAAACAGTATCGTCTTCAAAATACTTTTTGTCTTTAGAATTTCGAAATGTCTTAATTCGGCCGCCAACACGGGTATTAGATTCCACTATTGTAACCTTGTGACCGGCTTCCTTTAACATAGCGGCCGCAACCATTCCGGCCATTCCGGCACCAATGATCAATACATCTTTTGGTTTATCCGTATGCGGAATTCCTTCGTCTATGTATTTTAAATATTGCTGAATAATTGGGTCATTCTCTTCGTCGAGTAAGCCGTGTAAGTAGTTTTCCATAATCAGGGAGTTTATTTGTTTGATATGTTATTGGTCATAACAAATAAACTCACTAAAACTGTGATTTTTAAGCGTAGTTCTACCTGTTTTAATTAGTAGAAAGCAGATTTTTTATCCCTCTGGTCAAAAAATTTTTAAATAAGCATAGTTCGGGTGCTTGATACAAAAATTATTTAACACATAGATTTTGTGAAAAAGTAAGAAGTGAAATGTAAAATGTCCCTTTTTAAGTAAGAAAGTCTATGTTTATATGTTTGAAGAATAGCTACAAATTAACGAACTAAAAAGATCCAAAAATCTGCAGACTCAAGCGATAGCGAAAAGAAGAAGCAATCTTCAAGATCTGCGTGTGAAAAAATATTTAACACATAGATTTTCTGAAAAAAGTAAGAAGTGAAATGTCAAACGTCCCATTTTTAAGTAAGAAAGTCTATGTTTATATGTTTGAAGAATAGCTACAAATTAACGAACTAAAAAGATCCAAAAAATCTGCAGACCCGAGCGATAGCGAACAGGCGAAGCAATCTGCATGTCAAAATATTTAATACATTATAAGCATATTTTTTTTATAGAAAGAAAGTCTATGCTTAAAAATAATCACACCTATCGGGTTAAAATAAGTCTTCAGAAATTATGCTTACAGTTAAAATTTGGTTTTGTCGCAGCTGTCCAACTAAATTAGAAATGAATTAGATACGACAAAACCATCAATACTTCTTATTTAAAAATGTTCATCTTCTCATCATAAACAGGACTTTCAACATTAAGAAATTTTAAAACACTATGAAAAACATGGTTTTGAGTCAATGTTTCATTAGGCTTCAGCTGTTTTGAATGATCGGACACCCAAACAATAAACGGAATCTCATATTGCTCTTTAGGGGCAATGCTAATTGGCACACCGTGCATATAAAGATTTTTTTCTCCAAGAGATTCTCCGTGATCCGAAACAAAAATCATGGTGCTTTTATATTCTTTTAGTTCTTTTAAATCCTCGATCACGCTATGAAGTATATAATCGGTATACACGATCGTGTTATCATAAGCATTAAGAAGTTCATCCTGAGAACATTTACCCAATTCAACACTATTACAAACAGGTTTAAAAGTCTCAAACTTTGG
It encodes the following:
- a CDS encoding glycosyltransferase, which translates into the protein MAKFVFVVPPLTGHVNPTLSIGAELLERGHEVAWISLDQNLKSKLPAGGQLLLIQYDQTDEEKRESEHYLDIISKKVVYGIESIKFLYDEVLIPLNRHCYNGIVKLLEIYQPDLVIGDHQLFAAAIAAKKVNRPYATSVTAPAAIKIISELPKVHEWEVNQIMALQEELGVKENQSLACSDLLTLVLTSQYFFGEMDLNSNYQFTGPVLTERRVSNDFDWERLKNSQEKKILVSIGTTFDHEHKKVFFQKVIDAFQEEDLTVVVVSDPDLFDQWPENFMVYAQIPQLDLLPHLDAVVCHGGHNTVSEALSHGLPLVVIPIAYDQSHVAGRVVRTGAGERLNFNRFKANHLRTSVHDILNNPQYREAALKVRQSFIDAGGTKTAADLLEHAILSAQRSTESPAKFLVVVPPFFGHISPTLSLGASLLARGHEVKWFGITPLAKEHIPEGGTYIYPKEELLPYQEELQRILKRQDDGPSCSGPEVMKLALEETYVPFAKMMMPGLETLLGQWQPDVVINDCITFGGALFAHKHRIPSVTTTPVPPDVMGDTEKSAPKIFEWQQNLIKELQKEVGISEEGIFIHSHRLNLVFTSQAFAGFETVPPHMKFVGPVKGRPNNSPFDWDRLAASTTPKIFVSLGTLLVDIRKDFFGKLIEAFADQPVTIIAATPPEIFDEWPDNFIVNGFVPQAALMPQMDMVICHGGFNTVNDTFTNGLPMLITPIAYDHFHTAKLIEQAGCGISIRYKRLRIDDLRKTVFELLENPKYRNAAKEVQTAFLTAGGNDKAVALLEDFVKQERSVLASV
- a CDS encoding condensation domain-containing protein yields the protein MKRRLLFGERMLLGEGKEPFNVVIPFRLRGVFEEKDIQYALSRLQKKHPWLRALIHLDEKNIPWFEVPKLTNPIPIRLVEQKSEEDWKRESMQELQTLFDYKNKPMIRLVWIRGNDSSDILLVFHHCLCDGGSAMNLIHEFLKVLDHPTADIGIENPILGIHDVVPSSILNSSKQKFKAKLIGRLATFAIKCIPVSKKAIDRQTDYLIHWKLDSATSQQLVSHCQSLDITVNTFLSAIVLDTFKKVRGNKAFNKVSCPVDIRRFAPQVKKDHIFAFGLMIVLSSNPKLDFSDNLREIQNHVDRKTAKLNPYITMMVMESAHKALHNFTKLLKRGKSSNDCMFSNLGRIQIPHQYQSFALETIFSPSVVGPLGNTTTILTSTYQGVIDFSFMGSEGYLPYHEALAIRDEIIDSIKRQLNYQAAS
- a CDS encoding condensation domain-containing protein, with the translated sequence MNKRKLLLVERIMYVDSATPLNCVFTAKIKGEILKEQIEIALERIQHKHPLLRAEVDLQDKQHPVYVIKENMKPIPLRIVKRQTDTHWLAESEQEWYRQFKGEGLPLAQLVWIKGQKFSELLWVVPHCICDGTSMVTLMQELLALIDNPALDLKPYPLFQSANNFLAPEFDLQKKARKAKLYLFLGKFFFLLQRKNKNRNHGKNYAIHWKLDPTNSALIKQKCKDNGISVHAILCTAFMQAFQDLQGETAKKKVISPIDIRHFIPEIKKDQMFAFAPTVELSLKKEKTQILDQAKHIKKDLTQKIEKMDARELLWMGEQMHPLVDRMIKLLKSSQGSHDLTLSNMGNLPIRNDYKNFILEDIFSPTVAFPWLNSNTLVTTTFNEQMDFTLMSNEDFLPKQEASKIKDKALEILAFSL
- a CDS encoding helix-turn-helix domain-containing protein produces the protein MGKKILNIQEFTKYLNLTNIKNEDLHIVNFQNEEDLLLKSEAVTIDFYLLAIKPPFYKNLVQQELLEDQSNSFMYVDCPHNSIAWDITPPSSEYTIMVSSKYLSKIAKNYNFTHYGSHHEALFLTKEEETLLWDLYKKTHDEFTKQYYSKDIIVSYITLILSYTQVFYDRQFDTRSKIYHKVISDFNSHLEDFFNKEESIAGLPSVAYFAQKSNLSPNYFGDLIKHFTGSSPSEHIQDFVIRLAKNKLSNTSLSVSEISYSLGFDYPNYFARFFRKITKHLEVSFRVERPVQYIPA
- a CDS encoding alpha-keto acid decarboxylase family protein, whose product is MADKKISVAKYLQIRLEELGLTHLFGIAGNYTAPFLNTILEDKNAKIKVVNDTNEINAGHCTDAYARQNGFAAVAVTYGVGAFTLLNSVAGSYVEHCPVLVINGAPTNKDQQRSLVQGMLASHMTGDMYSNINVFRNVTVAAEQITGSSDAPYKIDAVLNACLLYGRPVYLEVFEDAWRMECDAPVTPLVERGTSKCKTSARKAAQKVAAMARGKEIIFWGGIEIQRYGIQKEFLDLIETTDTEFVTSILGKSIVSENHPKFKGVFNGKASPKDVKEQFEKAELKIGLGVWTTGKNLGGFDVWKDDTVLANHSGVRIGASYIANVSLKDFIIFLKEELTKVTFSAYEMYDTEKLPKSFFVADVSIAKNEKPLLTYDTFFKRINSFINSSHIVVADAGFPLLGAQGIRIAEPNGFVAQASWLSIGYSVPAATGVKCARPDKRAVVFVGDGAFQETCQAISTQNKLKHDTIVFVLDNGIYGIEQMLVNPNPFRGDDKVDYDIPDLNNVYDYNEMHRWKYAKLVDVFGGKGFEVNTLDELEEVLQQLGTIKENTIIHVNIPKTSIPEAIAYKTEEPGEDEFLDKDWNLC
- a CDS encoding flavin monoamine oxidase family protein is translated as MENYLHGLLDEENDPIIQQYLKYIDEGIPHTDKPKDVLIIGAGMAGMVAAAMLKEAGHKVTIVESNTRVGGRIKTFRNSKDKKYFEDDTVYGEAGAMRIPTIHQMVLKYIDKLGLKTEPFYYLSVDKAQAIAHQADPSKPEPEVTRNSIFYINRKRVVQNEYIPKDKNKTVDVNQLLDFHLGSSENMRADQLMANLINPLKAFIAEDPEKNWPVLIERYGEYSMRRFLKEHSMYSENAIEMIGVLQNLESRMAYDFIQSFIEQNIIKDSTRFMEIVGGCDKLPNAFFKAHKLEENTYFDCRMTKMMLVNDKVKIEVDIEVQRDPQFYEDAGFKALKTPVSEMEFDEVIVSIPFSALRHVYVTPQFKQQKRKAIRELHYDSATKILLEFREKWWQEAPYNIVGGGTITDFSNRFTYYPSNDLGSNGHGVVLASYCWSDEASRWDSMDDDDRYFYALKNLAIMHSDDEKEQQRIIDLAVISSSIKDRRGKAGKLVGAATQSWMRDPYAFGEAAIFNPGQLQLLQRHIISTEWKGKAHFAGEHTSLKHAWIEGAIESGIRTALEVNENIGNLNNPI